The Actinocatenispora sera genome has a window encoding:
- a CDS encoding DNA polymerase, with amino-acid sequence MIDTAQDRARGVALGAARVWQAAFGERLTAAYLLGSLAHGGYSPSASDIDLGIVLSEVRPGDRQLADDCATSVREQAGLYGKVSAFWASLPALRDGREDGRFPALDRLDLADHGQLLLGIAVREAVARPDRTELLLSSSRFALEILAVPEVVAEFHQPQRLLTDVVLFTKAVLFPVRFLHATAEDGGAVGNDVALDWYLAQPDPVSAPLVRLAASIRAGAALDPDKALPLLAGLRPLYRCYIDDRVERLRLAGAPDDLISGFATWRDRLRD; translated from the coding sequence ATGATCGATACAGCACAGGATCGGGCCCGGGGGGTGGCGCTCGGTGCCGCCCGCGTCTGGCAGGCCGCGTTCGGCGAGCGGCTGACCGCGGCGTACCTGCTGGGCAGCCTCGCCCACGGCGGGTACTCGCCGTCGGCGAGCGACATCGATCTCGGCATCGTCCTTTCCGAGGTGCGGCCCGGCGACCGGCAACTCGCCGACGACTGCGCAACCTCGGTGCGGGAGCAGGCCGGACTCTACGGGAAGGTGTCGGCCTTCTGGGCGTCGCTGCCCGCGCTGCGCGACGGCCGGGAGGATGGACGGTTTCCGGCACTCGACCGGCTCGATCTGGCAGATCACGGGCAACTGCTGCTCGGCATCGCCGTGCGCGAGGCGGTCGCCCGTCCCGACCGGACCGAGTTGCTGTTGAGCAGCAGCCGGTTCGCGTTGGAGATCCTCGCGGTACCGGAGGTCGTGGCGGAGTTCCACCAGCCACAGCGGCTGCTGACCGACGTCGTCCTGTTCACCAAGGCCGTGCTGTTCCCGGTGCGGTTCCTGCACGCGACAGCGGAAGACGGCGGTGCGGTGGGCAACGACGTCGCGCTCGACTGGTACCTCGCGCAGCCCGATCCCGTCTCGGCGCCGCTCGTGCGGCTCGCGGCGTCGATCCGCGCGGGTGCGGCGCTAGACCCCGACAAGGCGTTGCCGCTCTTGGCCGGCCTCCGCCCGCTGTACCGGTGCTACATCGACGATCGGGTCGAACGGCTGCGCCTGGCCGGTGCGCCGGACGACCTGATCAGCGGGTTCGCCACCTGGCGAGACCGGTTGCGGGACTGA